Proteins encoded by one window of Arachis ipaensis cultivar K30076 chromosome B04, Araip1.1, whole genome shotgun sequence:
- the LOC107636074 gene encoding uncharacterized protein LOC107636074, with protein sequence MERPNGRKIVLRFNRAKQAIGDEAGLLSGVLGLLGTDYGKFPTCERSWRKITTKDKVYNECIKQIFHFDEDIEGTIKKNILKSMGKSWKERMLNVLLVFF encoded by the exons ATGGAACGGCCTAACGGTAGGAAGATCGTGCTGAGGTTCAACAGGGCAAAGCAAGCAATTGGAGACGAAGCTGGACTGTTGAGTGGCGTGCTTGGTCTGTTGGGAACTGACTATGGAAAATTTCCTACCTGTGAAAGAAGTTGGCGTAAGATTACCACTAAAGACAAGGTTTACAACGAATGCATCAAG CAAATTTTCCACTTTGATGAAGATATTGAAGGAactatcaagaaaaatattttgaaaagtatGGGGAAGTCTTGGAAGGAAAGAATGCTGAATgttctgttagtatttttttaa